The following are encoded together in the Candidatus Methylomirabilota bacterium genome:
- a CDS encoding thiamine pyrophosphate-binding protein: MKLPSAFGRPASAEGSSERESPSIMNGARLLVRGLKQEGVEQIFSLSGDHINPIYDACLDFRVRIIDTRHEAAAALMADAWARVTGRPGVFVVTGGPGHTNALTGIATAFLQGCPVVAISGAPETFLKNQGAFQELDQLSLVRPITKWAAVVTDPRQIPEHVATAFREAVSGRPGPVHLTIPIDVLSRDAGQVPLASPHAGIPHPSFEGGPDLIQEALALLRQAERPILIAGSGAWWAQAGSELEQFVEMTRIPLFTIGLARGLISDDHPLCFGYADPLLNEVAKEFVHADVICILGKRVDYRLAFGGPGLFDPRTRIIQVDIHAAEIGRNRQVDVKIAADARTFLAACVVQVGEPWPERPWLGHLSRVAQSWRTALEAGETSAEIPIHPLRLCRELREVLPPEATVAIDAGDFLQWARIALPSRRPGRWLRLGPLGTLGAAIPFGIAAKLARPRELVVVVTGDGGFGYHGLELHTALRHDLPIVVVIGNDGAMGMERQIQKALYGPDRVVGCELGLVHYEKMVEALGGHGEFVEAPDEIRPALLRAFDAGRPACVNVMIRDVPSPLAEVSIANKRALMQ; the protein is encoded by the coding sequence ATGAAACTGCCTTCTGCATTCGGGCGACCGGCGAGTGCAGAGGGTTCTTCCGAGAGGGAAAGTCCATCCATCATGAACGGGGCCCGTCTCCTCGTCCGAGGGCTGAAGCAGGAAGGAGTCGAGCAGATCTTCAGTCTCTCCGGCGATCATATCAATCCCATCTATGATGCCTGTCTTGACTTCCGCGTCCGCATCATCGATACCCGCCACGAAGCGGCAGCGGCCCTCATGGCCGACGCGTGGGCGCGGGTGACGGGACGCCCCGGGGTTTTCGTGGTTACAGGCGGTCCCGGTCACACCAATGCCCTCACCGGAATTGCAACTGCCTTCCTTCAAGGGTGCCCGGTCGTCGCCATCAGTGGCGCCCCCGAAACGTTTCTAAAGAACCAGGGGGCCTTTCAAGAGCTCGACCAACTCTCCCTCGTCAGGCCCATCACCAAGTGGGCAGCGGTGGTGACCGATCCGCGCCAGATCCCCGAACATGTCGCCACCGCCTTCCGGGAGGCCGTGTCGGGACGACCGGGACCGGTTCACCTGACTATCCCCATCGATGTCTTGAGCCGAGACGCAGGCCAGGTCCCACTGGCTTCCCCGCACGCGGGCATTCCTCATCCGTCTTTCGAAGGAGGACCGGATCTGATCCAGGAAGCCCTCGCCCTACTCCGGCAGGCAGAGCGGCCGATCCTTATCGCCGGGAGCGGAGCCTGGTGGGCCCAGGCTGGGTCTGAACTTGAACAGTTCGTGGAGATGACCCGGATTCCCCTGTTCACGATTGGCCTCGCTCGAGGGCTAATTTCCGATGACCATCCGCTCTGTTTTGGCTATGCCGATCCACTTCTGAATGAGGTCGCCAAGGAGTTCGTTCACGCGGATGTTATCTGCATCCTCGGGAAGCGGGTCGATTACCGGTTGGCCTTTGGTGGACCTGGTCTTTTCGATCCGAGGACGAGGATCATCCAAGTGGATATCCATGCCGCGGAGATTGGGCGCAACCGCCAGGTGGACGTGAAGATCGCGGCGGATGCGCGGACCTTCCTGGCAGCGTGCGTGGTTCAAGTTGGCGAGCCGTGGCCTGAGCGGCCCTGGCTTGGGCACTTATCCAGGGTTGCCCAGTCTTGGCGGACGGCCCTGGAGGCAGGAGAAACATCCGCTGAAATTCCCATCCATCCGCTACGACTCTGCCGGGAACTCCGCGAGGTCTTGCCGCCCGAGGCGACGGTTGCTATTGATGCCGGAGATTTCCTACAGTGGGCGAGGATCGCTTTGCCATCCCGACGTCCCGGACGTTGGCTGCGCTTGGGCCCCCTGGGGACTTTGGGGGCGGCGATTCCCTTCGGAATCGCGGCCAAACTGGCCAGGCCACGAGAACTCGTGGTTGTGGTGACGGGGGACGGCGGATTTGGCTATCATGGGTTGGAACTTCACACTGCGCTCCGTCACGATCTCCCCATCGTGGTCGTCATTGGCAACGACGGGGCGATGGGAATGGAGCGGCAGATTCAGAAAGCCCTCTACGGGCCAGATCGGGTGGTCGGCTGCGAGCTCGGGCTGGTGCATTACGAGAAGATGGTTGAAGCGTTAGGGGGGCATGGTGAGTTTGTCGAGGCGCCGGATGAGATTCGTCCCGCCCTGCTCAGGGCGTTCGATGCCGGTCGTCCCGCCTGTGTGAATGTCATGATCCGGGATGTTCCGAGTCCGCTGGCGGAGGTCAGCATCGCCAACAAGCGGGCCCTCATGCAGTAG